One genomic segment of Phyllopteryx taeniolatus isolate TA_2022b chromosome 12, UOR_Ptae_1.2, whole genome shotgun sequence includes these proteins:
- the nr4a2a gene encoding nuclear receptor subfamily 4 group A member 2a, protein MPCVQAQYGSSPQGASPASQSFSYHAAAAGEYSCDFLTPEFVKFSMDLTNTEITATTSLPSFSTFMDNYNAAAGYDVKPPCLYQMPHAGGEQSSVKVEDVQMHGYHHHPHHPHHPHHHQQQGHLPPPQSDDLMSHAGPVYFKTPSSPHAPNTPNFQVQPGAVWEEPGGPSLHTFHHNYMMEQRKNPVSRLSLFSFKQSPPGTPVSSCQMRFDGPLHVSMGHDGPASAAAAAAAAAAAAAAAAAVHHRGLDAQSFSVPGVHRKQPSGLAFPHSLQLGHGHQLLDSQVPSPPSRGSPSNEGLCAVCGDNAACQHYGVRTCEGCKGFFKRTVQKNAKYVCLANKNCPVDKRRRNRCQFCRFQKCLVVGMVREVVRTDNLKGRRGRLPSKPKSPQEPSPPSPPVSLISALVRAHVDSNPSMSALDYSRFQASPDYQMAGDNTQHIQQFYDLLTGSMEIIRGWAEKIPGFCELPKPDQDLLFESAFLELFVLRLAYRSNPVEGKLIFCNGVVLHRLQCVRGFGEWVDAIVEFSSNLQGMNIDISAFSCIAALAMVTERHGLREPKRVEELQNKIVNCLKDQVTFTGGGLNRPNYLSKLLGKLPELRTLCTQGLQRIFYLKLEDLVPPPAIIDQLFLDTLPF, encoded by the exons ATGCCCTGCGTCCAGGCTCAGTATGGATCATCGCCGCAAGGAGCCAGCCCCGCTTCCCAGAGCTTCAGCTACCACGCCGCCGCGGCAGGAGAATACAGCTGCGACTTCCTCACTCCCGAGTTCGTGAAGTTTAGCATGGACTTGACCAACACCGAGATCACGGCCACCACCTCCCTGCCCAGCTTCAGCACCTTCATGGACAACTACAACGCGGCGGCCGGCTACGACGTCAAGCCGCCCTGCCTCTACCAGATGCCGCACGCCGGCGGCGAGCAGTCGTCCGTCAAAGTGGAGGACGTGCAGATGCACGGCTACCACCACCACCCACACCACCCGCACCAcccgcaccaccaccagcagcAGGGCCACCTCCCGCCGCCGCAGTCCGACGACCTGATGAGCCACGCCGGGCCCGTGTACTTCAAGACGCCGTCGTCGCCGCACGCCCCCAACACGCCCAACTTCCAGGTGCAGCCCGGCGCCGTGTGGGAGGAGCCCGGCGGCCCCTCGCTGCACACCTTCCACCACAACTACATGATGGAGCAGCGCAAGAATCCCGTATCGCGACTCTCGCTCTTCTCCTTCAAACAGTCGCCGCCCGGCACGCCCGTGTCCAGCTGCCAGATGAGGTTCGACGGCCCGCTGCACGTCTCCATGGGCCACGACGGCCCCGcttcggcggcggcggcggccgctgCAGCTGCggccgcggcggcggcggcggcggcggtgcaCCACCGCGGCCTGGACGCGCAGAGCTTCTCGGTGCCCGGCGTCCACCGCAAGCAGCCGAGCGGCCTGGCCTTCCCGCACTCGCTGCAGCTGGGCCACGGACACCAGCTGCTGGACAGCCAGGTGCCGTCGCCGCCCTCCCGCGGATCGCCGTCCAACGAGGGGCTGTGCGCGGTGTGCGGGGACAACGCGGCCTGCCAACACTACGGGGTTCGAACCTGCGAGGGATGCAAGGGCTTCTTCAAG CGCACCGTCCAGAAAAATGCCAAATATGTGTGCTTAGCCAACAAGAACTGTCCTGTTGACAAACGCCGAAGAAACCGGTGCCAGTTCTGCCGTTTCCAGAAGTGCCTTGTGGTTGGAATGGTGAGAGAAG TCGTGAGGACCGATAATCTGAAAGGTCGACGAGGACGTCTGCCGTCCAAACCCAAAAGCCCCCAGGAGCCCTCCCCCCCGTCGCCGCCGGTGAGCCTCATCAGCGCGCTGGTCAGGGCCCACGTGGACTCCAACCCTTCCATGTCTGCACTGGACTACTCCAGA TTCCAGGCGAGCCCAGACTACCAAATGGCCGGAGACAACACGCAGCACATCCAGCAGTTCTACGACCTGCTCACCGGCTCCATGGAGATCATCCGCGGCTGGGCCGAGAAGATCCCGGGCTTCTGCGAGCTGCCCAAGCCGGACCAGGACCTCCTGTTCGAGTCTGCCTTCCTGGAGCTCTTCGTCCTGCGGCTGGCGTACAG GTCCAACCCGGTGGAAGGCAAGTTGATCTTTTGCAACGGCGTGGTGCTGCACAGGCTGCAGTGCGTGCGCGGCTTCGGCGAGTGGGTGGACGCCATCGTGGAGTTCTCCTCCAACCTGCAAGGCATGAACATCGACATCTCGGCGTTCTCCTGCATCGCCGCGCTCGCCATGGTCACAG agaGACACGGGCTGAGGGAGCCCAAGCGGGTGGAGGAGCTGCAGAATAAGATCGTCAACTGCCTGAAGGACCAAGTGACGTTCACCGGCGGCGGCCTGAACCGACCCAACTACCTGTCCAAGTTGTTGGGCAAGCTGCCCGAGTTGCGCACGCTGTGCACGCAGGGGCTGCAGCGCATCTTTTACCTCAAACTCGAAGACCTCGTGCCTCCGCCGGCCATCATCGACCAACTCTTCCTCGACACGCTGCCTTTCTAA